The window CCTATAAATAGTTCTTCAGAAACTCTTCCTCCCAGTGTTGTTGCTATAATATCCATCAGATATTCCTTAGAGTGAAAATACATATCATCTTTTGGAAGGAAAAATGTCAGGCCGCCCGCTCTTCCGCGCGGAATTATTGTCACCTTATGAAGTGGATCGGAATTTTCCACATAGGAACCTACTATAACATGTCCGCTTTCGTGATAGGCGGATACTTTTCGAGCATCTTCCTTCATAACATGACTTTTGCGTTCCGGACCTAATCTGACTTTATCTTTAGCGTTTTCTAAATCTTCCATTTCGACTTGATTTTTGTCTAATTTCGCGGCAAGCAGGGCTGCTTCATTAACGGTGTTTGCCAGGTCAGCTCCCGACATACCCGGAGTCCCGCGGGCTATTATTTTAAGGTCAACGTCATCAGCAAGGGGAATATTTTTAGAATGTACTTTAAGAATTCCCAGTCTTCCTTCTAGGTCAGGCATATCAACGACAACTCTTCTGTCGAATCTGCCGGGTCTAAGCAGAGCCGGGTCGAGAACATCGGGCCTGTTAGTAGCGGCGAGAAGAATTACCCCTTCGTTGGTGTTGAATCCATCCATTTCGACAAGAAGTTGATTCAGCGTTTGTTCTCTTTCGTCATGTCCTCCGCCGAGGCCCGATCCCCTCTGTCTGCCCACGGCGTCGAGTTCATCGATAAAGAGGATGCACGGCGCGTGTTTTTGTCCTTTTTCGAAGAGGTCACGGACACGGCTTGCTCCAACACCGACAAACATTTCAACAAAGTCGGAGCCGCTCATACTGAAAAAGGCGGCTTTAGCTTCTCCGGCCGCGGCTCGGGCAAGAAGGGTTTTTCCCGTTCCGGGCGGGCCGAGAAGAATTACCCCTTTCGGTATACGTCCGCCCAGCTTTTGAAATTTACGCGGATCTCTAAGGAATTCAATAATCTCCTGCAATTCTTCTTTTGCTTCCTCCGCTCCGGCGACATCATCAAATGTAACATCGGGTCTGTTTTCGCCAACTAATTTCGCTTTACTTTTACCAAATGAGAAAGCTTTGTTGCCTCCGGTTTGCATTTGCCGCATAAATATAAACCAGAGTGCAAAAAGGGCTATAAGGGGAAGGGCGGTAGCCAGGGCTTTTACCCAGAGGCTGCTTCCTGGGAATTCAGCTTCAATAATCGCGTTTGGGTTATTTTCCCAGATCTTCTCGGGCAGATCTTTGTCTTCAGCGGGGAGTATGACTTTGAATTTGCTTATGCTGGTTTCATTGGGACCTCGGGGTAAGATAATTTCATTAATTAATTTACCTGTAACTTCAAGCCCTTTGATATTTATTCTGTCAATATTTCCGCTTTTTATCTCACGCATGAAAGTTGTATAGTTGATAGTGTGCTGATTTTGTACTCCGGAATTGAATAGAAGATAAGCGAGGAAACCCATAATAAGGATCATAACCCAGAGTGCCATTGAACGGGATGGCTTTTGTTTCCCGGGACCAGTTCCGGGAGGTATCCATTTATTGTCAGGTTCTTTCTTGTTTCCGCCGTTTTTGTTATTGTTTATTTTATTCATGTTAAATACCTGTTTTAATAATTAATCAGTACAGTAATTTGTATCACAAAGTTAAGATAAACAATAATAATCCTATTGTCTATCAGTTTGTATATAACTGAAATAGCAATAGGTATTTCAGTTTTTCTAAATCCTCTGCTCCTTGATTTCTTTTTCTATTTTTGAGAATTGTTCGTTTATCCCGTCCATCTCTCTAAGATCAGACGTCAATTCTCTTATAAATGACAGATGCCTGAAATGTTCCTTAAAATCCAGTCCATATCCGATCACAAACACATCCGGTATACTAAACCCTTTATAGTCAATCGGTATTTCTACCTCCCTTTTTGTCTGTTTATCAAGAAGAGTGCAGATCTTTATACTTTTTGCTCCGGCATCGAGTAAATTATTCATCAGTTTTGAGAGTGTGTTGCCGGTGTCGATTATTTCATCAACTATTATTATATCTCTCTCCTCTATATTGTTTCGTATAAGGTTATTGATTTCAATGGTTTTACTTCTCTGAAGGCCGTTTCTGTAGCTCGACAGAGTGATAAAATCAATTTCATGGGGGATTGTAAGTTCTCTGACCAGATCTGCCAGGAAGATAAAAGCGCCTTTAAGAAGGGTTATGAAGACAGGTGTTGAATTTTTATAATCCTCTGATATTTCAAGCCCAAGCTCCCTGACCCTCATCTGTATTTTATCTGAAGATATAGTATACATCTATGCTTTTGCCCCCTGATTTATAGTCGCTGCAAGCAATTTTCAGTGTATTATTTCTAACGGATTAAGTCTATCACTGAACTTAAATGATATCCAGAGTTTTTAGGGGGAATCATTAAGTTCATTGTCGAACAGGATATTAAGTGAGCGTATATCAATTATGCTTTGTTAGTTTTATTCGAATTATCTGCTCTGTTTTCTTTGATATCCTGGTTCTCTCATCTGTTGTGACACCGGGTATCCATATTATCCCTTTTTTATCCTCGAAAACTGGAATACGGTTTCTGACAGACAGAGAAATCTTATTATCAATCATAATATCGCTTAATTTTTTACTGCCCCTCATACCAAACGGCCTTATCCTGTCACCTTGCTTCCTTTCCCTGATTCTAATCGGGAAGAAGACTGAGCCGAGGTATGCTTCATTATCAGAAGAGATGGGAGATAGGTTTTCAGTTCCGGACAGCTTTTCTATATTGACGGTTAAATTCCAGGAGGGAAGATCGTATTCGCCTGACTCGGGAATGGTTGTTTCAGTCCGCCTTGAGAGATTATCAGCTGTATCCTTTGAAATACGCAGGTGAATTTGCTCAAGAGTTATCGTTATACCATGAGGTAAATTGATTTTCCTGCCCGATTGACACGAACGCAGAAGTGATTTTGCGGCGTCGAAGTGACACTTTTCGATATCCTGGTGGATATCGAAATAATTCTTTAAAACAGTATCTATCAGAAGGTAAATTTCAAAATCGCTTATTCCTTTGAGTTCTTCTAAAGGAATTTTGACCCTGTTTTCTTCTCCGTATTCTTCGGCGATGCGCTCTACCCTCGAACTAAACATATTAAATCCTTCGGAGATGTTTTCAGCCAGTTTGATCAGCGATTTATCTATCGAGGGATTGAATTCATCACGAAGCATGGGAAGCAGATGCTTTCGAATTCTATTGCGCGTGTAGCTGATATCAAGATTGCTCTTGTCGGTTGCAAATCTGATATTTCGAGTTTTGAGAAATTGTTCAAGATCCTTTCCACTGCAGCAAAGAACCGGCCGTATAAATATACCTCTTTTTTCGGGAATTCCCATTAAACCTCTTAATCCTGATCCCCTGATGATGTGATGTAAAATTGTTTCGGTCTGATCATCCTGATTATGCCCTAAAGCCACAACGGAGGCTCTGAACTCTTCCGCGCTTTGCTTAAGGAATTCATAACGGAGAATTCTGGCGGTTTCTTCAATTCCTTTCCCCTTTCTAACCGCAGCCGCCGGTGTATCTCTTAAAGCCGATATCAGGGGAATATTTATTTTTTTACAGTAGTCAGCGACCAGTTTTTTCTCATCCTTTGATACTTTGCGAATTCCGTGATCAAGATGCGCGGCTCCAAGAGTGATGTTCAGTTTGTCTTTCAGTCCGCGGAGAATTGTCAGCATGGCCATTGAATCTGCCCCGCCGGATACTGCCGCGATCACGCGGCTTCCGGGGTTGATTAAAGATTTCTCCTTAATCCATTTCTCGACTTCAAGGATACAATTCATAGCTTCTTAGAGGGAAAAAAATAAAGTAAATTAAAATAACTGGTGGCGGTGCAGGGACTTGAACCCCGGGCACGAGGATTATGATTCCTCTGCTCTAACCAACTGAGCTACACCGCCAGGCACTCGAAAATAGTAAGATAAAATATACTAATGTCAAGTGAAAAGAAAACAGTGAATAGATTTTTCTTTTCTCGGCGGTAATGGTTTGTTATAGATAGATTGTATACTTGCAGCAGCGAGATTCCCCGCGCGTTAATTTTTTAGATGCCGGGGCGGGGGGATTTAACTTTTTATGGGGGGGTGGGAAATGAATTATTACTCATCAAATGACGCTGACAGTTCTGTCCTAGATGGAAGAAATATCGTTGTTCTGGGATATGGTAATCAGGGACGTCCCCAGGCTTTGAACTTAAGAGACAGCGGATTGAAAGTGTCTGTCGCGGCCAGAAGGGGGGGAGAGAGCTGGCAAAGAGCGATTGATGACGGGTTCAGAGTGGTAACACTGGAAGAAGGAGCAAAAGAAGCTCAAGTACTTATTTTGCTCATACCTGATGAAATACAGCGAGACGTGTTCTTAGATCAGATAGCCGGCAATCTGGAGTACGGCTCCGTGCTGTGTTTCGCCCATGGATTTTCCGTTGCTTTCAGAGAAATTCAAACCTCAGATTATGTCCAGGTTCTTGTTGCTCCAAAGGGACAGGGTAAGAGAGTCAGGGAAGCATATCTGGAAGGAAGCGGCCTTCCGTGTCTGATAGGTGTGGAAAATGACCTCTACGGAGACGGGATGAAAGTTGGTCTGGCAATAGCTGAAGGGCTCGGATGTCTCAGGGTAGGAGCATTTGAAACAACATTCAAGGAAGAAGCCGTAAGCGATATTTTCGGTGAGCAGGCCGTGCTGTGCGGGGGAGTCACGGGGCTTGTCAAATGTGCTTTTGACACACTGGTGAGCAAAGGATTCAGCCCCGAAGTAGCGTATTTTGAGTGTATGCATGAGTTAAAGATCTTAGTCGACATATTTTCACGGATTGGTTTTTCGGAAATGAGAAAAGTAATAAGCACTACAGCGGCATACGGAGGATTACGTTACGGTGAGGCGCTTATTGACGAGGAAACCGGCAGTAAGATGGAGAAACTCTTTGAATTTATAGACAGTGGTGAGTTTGCCCGGGACTGGCTGGATAAATCCGCCGCCAATAGGGATTTTCTTGTTGAGCTTCGCGAGAAAGAAAGTGAGTTGCTGATCGAAAAAATCGGCAGGGAAATAAGGAGCCTGTTCCCGGAGAATAAATGAGGTTTGTATATTTGTATAATAGATGTGTGCTGAAGCCGCGTGAGGGGTTGTTGGCGCAAAATAGAGGAGGAAGAAATGAGACATTTTGTTAAAATGGCTGTCCTGGTATCTGCTGTAATTCTTGTTGCCGCAGCGGGATGTAATAATGGAACGGATAAAGATAAGAATAAGGGTGATGAAGCGTTTCGCATCCCCGATTCTCTTCTCAGTCCAAAGGATCGCTTTCACCTTGTCCGTGATGACTATCATCCTGTAAAAGGAGGGGTGATGGCTAACAAGGATATTTCACTGCATTATCCCGCCAGCCAAATATATGATTTTATATCCAGAAAAATGTTTGGTATTGCCTTTGACAGCTATAAGCTTGTTGAGGAAAAGATAGGAAGGCCGGCCCGGGGAAAGGTCGTCTGTATCGGAGCGAAAGATATGGATGAATATAAATTTCTCACAAGGAAGGAATGGTGGTATTACGGTTTTATCAAAGGGGATACGATATATTTTGAACCTTACGACATAATGCTTAAGAGACTTGACAGGAAATCAGGACAGACGATTGCTCAAATAGCTTTTATTCAGAAATTTGCGCAAATGGCCCTCAGGGAAAAGTCCAACGGCAGAATTCCTCTCTGGTTAAGAGAATCAATCGCTTCCTATCTGGCAGGGGAAGGTTATGTGCTCAAAACTCAAACACCACAGTTCAGGGAAGAATTCACCGGTTTCAAGCCAACGGTCGGTGAATTGAATGATTATCTGAAATCTGCTCAGGATATGGGGCTTACCAGAGTTTCATTCTATATAGCTTATCAGATGTTAGAAAATCTCATTGATATTTCTTCCATGGAAGAAATAATGACCTTCATAGAAAAATTGGAAGAAGGCAGTTCACTTGATGACGCGTCAACCGAGGTTTTCGGTATGGATTATAATACGCTCATATCAAAAATTGACGATTTTAAGGCCGTACCCGAAAAGGGATGGAATAAGTAGTAATATGAATAAGGATAAGAGTCATATCAGAGTTAGATTCGCTCCCAGTCCAACGGGGCACCTGCATGTTGGAGGCGCGAGGACCGCGCTCTATAACTATCTTTACGCCAGGAAGACAGGGGGCAAATTTATACTTAGAATTGAAGATACAGACGTAAAGAGGTCAACCGAGGAATCCTACGAAGGGATAATCGACGCGATGGAATGGTTGGGGCTCGAATCTGATGAGGGGCCTTTAGCGGGGGGTGATTACGGGCCATATACACAATCAGGAAGAAATGTGCTGTATCATAATGAAGTACGGAAACTTTTAGATGCCGGCAAAGCTTATTATTGTTTCTGTACTCCTGAAAGGCTAAAAGAGATGAGATTTGAAATGGAAGAAAAGAAACTTCCAGCTAAATATGACGGCAGGTGCCGGAAGTTGTCTGAGTCAGAGGTGGAGGAAAGGCTTTCAAAAGGGGTTCCTCATGTCATTCGTTTTAAAATGCCGAGTGAAGGAAATGTCTTTTTCAGAGATATTGTAAGGGGAAAATTCACTTTTGATAACGCGAATCTGGACGATTTTGTTCTCATAAAGTCAGACGGCAAACCTACTTATAATTTTGCCGTTGTTGTTGACGATGCCCACATGAAGATTTCCCATGTTATAAGAGGCGATGATCACATTTCAAACACACCCAGACAGGTTAGTCTTTATCACGCGCTGGGATATAAAGTCCCGAAGTTTGCTCACCTTCCGATGATTCTCGGAAGGGACAGGGCCAGGCTCAGCAAGAGGCACGGCGCGACTTCAATAGCTTACTACAGAAAACGTCATTATCTCGCTGAAGGACTGCTGAATTACCTGGCTCTTCTGGGATGGTCGCTTGACGGTAAAAGGGAACTCTTTACGCGTAAAGCCCTTATCGATAAATTTTCACTTAAAAAAGTTTCAAAGAACCCCGCTGTATTTGATAATGACAAGATGGAATGGATTAATTCAGAACATTTAAAAAAGATCTCTCTTGTGGGTAAAATTTCCCTGGTACAGGATGTGTTGGATGAAGAAGGATTGATCCCGCCCGAATTTGATGTGGATATTACTAAACCGGTTGATCTTAAAATTGTGCCGGAAGAAGAAGATATAAAAGAAGAGAAGATACGCAATTATAAAATGGCAGATAAAGAAATCAAACGGCTTGGTACAATTATCAATGTTCTCGGCAACCGCCTTAAACTACTGAAAGATGTGCCGGATATAATGGGCTATTTCTATACTGATAATTACAGTGTGGATGAAGAAGCCGTAAGGACACATCTCTTGAGAAGTGAAGTCCCGGATCGTATGAATAAACTGGCCGATGAATTTGAGAAACTTAAATATTTTGATAGAGAATCAGTTGAAAAAGCCCTGAGAGATCTTGCATTTGCTCTTGAAATTACCGCGGGAGAGCTTATTCATCCCTGCAGGGTGGCTCTTACGGGCAAGATAGTTTCTCCTGACATATTCTGGGTTGTTATTCTGTTGGGTAAGAATAAAACTGTAGAGAGACTCAGAAATGCTGCTGAACTGTATTCAAGTATATAATTTTATAAATGGTATTGCTTTTCTATCCGGAATCTTTTAATTTCCCTTTAATAATGGAGAGTCGTCTAATGGCAGGACAGCTGACTCTGGCTCAGCCGATGGAGGTTCGAATCCTCCCTCTCCAGCCACTTTTTTTTAATGAGGCCCCTTAGTCTAGTGGTCAGGACGCATGGTTCTCAGCCATGAATCAGGGGTTCAACTCCCCTAGGGGCTACCAGATAGAAGCCCGGAAGGATTTCAGGTTTTCCTTTCGGGCTGTTGATTTTAAAGTTGATTTATTGTTACTTCAACGGCAAACTGCCGTTTTATCATAGAGGCGCTCATCCGCCTCCAAAGGGATTACTGGAATTAGAAGAACAGCTTCCTCCGGATGAACTGAAAGCGGAAAAGCATTTGTCAATTTTAGTTGAATTACAACGCGGACATCTTACCTTTGATTCACTCGATTTTACCAGTTCTTCAAATTCATTTCCGCATTTATTACATATAAATTCGTAAATCGGCATTAGTTACCTCGTTCTTTTGATTGCCAGCTGTAATTATCAATAATATCGCCGTCGCTTCTATTGCTGTTCTTGAGCGATTCGAGTACAAGTTTGCAGATTTTTGGCGGAAGGTTGTCAGAAAGGCTGTAGAATATCTTTCTGTGTTCCCTTCTTGATACCACGAGGTTCTCCTCGCGGAGGATCCGCAGGTGTTTTGAAATACTTGCCTGGTTTAGTCCTATCTCATTGGTGAGGGATGTGACATTTTTCTCACCGTCACAAATGGAGTGAATTATTCTAAGACGGTTGCTGTCGGCAAGCGCCTTGAGGCGTTTAGCCATAATATCGTAAGCGGATCTGTTTTCAACGTCTTTCATGTCCTCTCCTTTGTCATATGAATATATAACAATATAAGAATATGTCAAGTAATATTCTACCAAATAATTTTAAAGGAAACCTTTTATTTTTTTATGATCAATCGGTTTGTTTCCCGAATATTCTTATAATAAAGAAAAGAAGGCAGGCAGAAATAATAAGAGAAACTGTAATTGGTACTCCAAGGGCTACCAGCAGATAGCCGGTTACGAGTGATGTCGCGCCTACTGTAAGGGCGTAAGGAAGCTGGGTTTTTACGTGATCTACGTGATCAGCGCCCGAAGCCATAGATGACATGATCGTCGTGTCGGAGATCGGTGAGCAGTGATCTCCGAAGATTGCTCCGGAAAGGATAGCTGCGATTGATGAGAAAAGGATAGGGTTGAATTCCGGTCCTTCCAATCCGGCTATTTTTGCGGTTCCGAAAACCATGGGAATTACTATGGGTGTCAGTATAGAAAGAGTTCCCCATGATGTGCCCGTTGAAAAGGAAATCCCCATGGCAAGAACAAATACAATCATTGGAAGATAGCGTACAGAAATAACCTCTGAAAGCGAGTTGACAAGAAAGTCGGCCGTGTGAAGCTCTGAGCATATTTCCCCTATGGACCAGGCCAGAACAAGTATAAGAATTGCCGGCATCATCGATTTTATTCCGTTTACAAGAGCTTCAATCGTTTCGTTTAGTGTCAATAGTTTCTGTGACAGGGCCAGGACCGCGGCTGTGATGCAGCCGGAAAAAGACCCCCATAATAGAGCCGTAAATGAGTTTGATTCCTTGATAGCCTCGAAGATACTGCTTGAATCTACGCCCGCTTCAGCAAGAGACGCTTTCCCCGTTAAAACAAGACCGGCAAATGAAACTGCTATAACGGTTGCTATAGGGATTATTCCGTTGGCGAAAACGGGACTGGCATTTTCCGCCATAGACACACTTTCAGAATCCAGCGTTGAAGCCGGTTGAGCTGTCTCACTGCTTAGCTTTCCTGTTTTTCTCGCTCTCATTTCCGCCTTGTACATAAGAGAGTAATCCCTTTTTGTATATATTATAAAGAGTACAAAGAGGAGGGCGAGAATCGGATAGAAACTGTAGGGAAGAGATGATATGAACGCAGTTAGAGGATTCCTGTCTATGCCTATTGAGTTGAAGGCCTGGCCGAGAAGCGATATCTGAAAACCTATCCAGCTGGTGATAACAGCAAGACATGTTATAGGGGCCGCTGTTGAGTCGACAATATAAGAGAGCTTTTCTCTTGAAATTCTTAATTTGTCTGTTAGAGGACGCATTGAATTTCCAACCACAAGAGTATTTGTGTAATCATCGAAGAAGATCATAATTCCCATGAGCCAGACTGTAAATTGACCGCGCCTGGCAGTTGTGGCGAGTTTTGAAACGGTGTTTACTATTCCGCGCATTCCGCCCATCCTGGAGGTAATGCCGACAACACCTCCGAGGAGAAGAGTAAAAATAATTATTGAAATATGATCTATACCTTCCGATGGACCGGCAAGTGTTTGTGGTATGTAATGGCTGATAATATCAAATAGTGAAGATATAGGACGGTATCCGGTCAGGATAAAGGATCCGATCCATACGCCGGCAAAGAGAGCAATTACCACCTGCCTGAAGGCAAGCGCGAAGATAATGGCGATTATCGGAGGGATAATAGAAAGAAGACCGTTGATTGAAAAGATTTTCAGGGTTACAGATTTTCCACTACCTGTAATTTCGAGTTTGTGACTGCCCGCTTCATCCACCTTTAGATTAATCCCGCGCTGAGCTAATACGGGAGCGGAAGTTCTTGATAGCAGAGAATCATCAAGAAAGATTCGAAGGGTATCCCGTGCGGAAAAATTTCCTTCAGCAATAGTTGATGAGAGGTCAAAGTGAAGGGAGATATTTTCGAGGGTAACTATCCTTCCTGCATCCTTTGCTCGAGCCGCTGTACATAATAGAAGTGTCAGGGAAAACACGAAAACGGCAGCTGATATTTTTGTTATTTTACTCGTTCTGTAAATTGTGACACCTCTTCAGTAATAATTTAAAAGACTTGATTGAATACGGCTATGCCCAATTGACTGAATATGATAATCGCTTGGAGGGCAATAGCACTTGAACCGTAAGGCCGGCAAGCCTTTAATCCTTTTTGAGATATGACTATATCAGGGTTGGAATGTGTTGTCAATTCGTAGATGAAGTGGAGTTCCCCCAATTTTTAAATCGATTCTACCGTCAGGACGTTTCAGGCAGCTTCCAGTAGATTGACTTTGTCAAAACCGCGGTCGATTTCCCCGGCGAGCAAATCGCCGCTCTGCGCCTCGGACTCGCTCTTTCTGCCCCTGAAAGGGGCAGAAATCCATGCCCGCTCGTCCTCCGGAGGGTTTTGCCAAAGTCAATCTACTGTCGCCCGATTTGCCAAATAACCGATTCCACTTTTCCATAGAGTTAACTTGTTGAATGATATAACATTACTAAAATTCGAACCAATTTTTTTGGGAAACTCCAAGGAGAAAGATCTTGACTCTAAGGCCGTGGGGAGAATAATATTAAACCGCAGGAACTGATTTAGAACAAGGACAACTATAGTGTTGAGGTGTAAGGGAGGTTGGGATGGTTTCCAGAATTCTTTCAGGCGCTGTTGTAGGGATAGACGGGTATGAGGTGATGGTAGAAATTGATCTTGCCAGAGGACTTCCCTCCTTTACGATAGTAGGTCTTCCGAACGCGGCAGTAAGAGCCGGGAACGGGTTACTTCAGCTATCAAGAATAGCGGATATGAATTTCCAACGAAGAAAGTAACGGTGAATCTGGCTCCGGCTGATATAAAAAAGGAGGGGGCGGCTTTTGACCTTCCGATCGCGGTTGGTATTATTCTGGCTAGCGACCAGGCTCCCGCCCGTCTTGAGAAAAAGACAATATTCCTCGGCGAACTGGCTTTAGACGGCCGCCTGAAACCTGTAAGGGGTGTTCTGCCGGTTGTCTGGAGCGCGAAAAAGATGGGCTATCGGAATGTTATCCTTCCCAAAGCGAGTTTTAAAGAGGCGGCGGCGGTAAGGGGAGTAAGTTTTGCTCCCTGTGGTAATCTTGAAGAGGCGATTGCCGCCTTGCGCGGAGATTTTAAGATGATTGATTCTCCGGGGCCTGAGAAAACAGAAAGAAGAAAGTATGAACTCGATTATTCACAGGTTATCGGGCAGGAAGCGGCCAAAAGGGCGCTGGAAGTTTCCGCTGCGGGCGGCCATAATCTTATGATGGTAGGGCCGCCCGGATCCGGCAAAACGATGCTTGCCCACAGGTTCCCAACTGTAATAACACAATTTGACGAAGAGGAAGCTCTGGAAAACGCCCGTGTGCTTAGTGTAACGGGCAAACTTAATGGAGGTCCACTTAATTTTGAGAGGCCTTTCAGAGCTCCTCATCATTCTGCGAGTTATGCGGGTCTTATTGGCGGCGGAAGACATATTACACCCGGGGAAATCTCCCTGGCGCATAACGGTGTGCTTTTTCTAGATGAGCTTAGTGAATTCAGAAGAAATGTCCTTGAAACTTTAAGGCAGCCTATAGAAGAGGGGAAAATTGAAATATCGAGGGCGAATTCCACGGTTACGTTCCCCGCAAAATTTCAGCTCATTGCCGCTATGAATCCCTGCCCCTGCGGTTATTACGGCAGCGGTACCGGCAAATGCGATTGCGCGCCGGCACAGATAAGAAGATACCGTTCGAGGATTTCCGGTCCCATACTGGATCGTATTGCTATTCATATCATGGTTAGAGCTGTTGATCCGGAAAGGTTTGAAAATAAAGCCGGCGGTAAGATTAGAACTTCTTCTGAAATAAGAAAGAAGATTTTTGCTTCATACATCTTACAGAGGGAAAGATACAGGAAATTTAAGAATATCCGCAGAAACGCCGACGTTCCTCTCTCGGTGCTCGAAGAATTCTGCCCCTTAGATAGAGGAGCTCTGGATCTTCTATCATCTGCCCAGAAGAAACTACTTTTCAGTGCCAGGAGCAGAAAGAATATACTTCAAGTCGCCAGAACTATTGCCGATCTCGAAGGAGCTGAAGTAATCGGAGCCGCTCATATTGGAGAGGCGATTCAGTACAGGCCTTCACACTTTATTGAATCGTTATGATAAAGAACGCCCTCATTACAGATTGGGGTCGTGCAGAATGTCTCTGGCGATGATCATCCGCTGAATTTCGCTTGTTC of the Candidatus Krumholzibacteriota bacterium genome contains:
- a CDS encoding Na+/H+ antiporter NhaC family protein, which codes for MFSLTLLLCTAARAKDAGRIVTLENISLHFDLSSTIAEGNFSARDTLRIFLDDSLLSRTSAPVLAQRGINLKVDEAGSHKLEITGSGKSVTLKIFSINGLLSIIPPIIAIIFALAFRQVVIALFAGVWIGSFILTGYRPISSLFDIISHYIPQTLAGPSEGIDHISIIIFTLLLGGVVGITSRMGGMRGIVNTVSKLATTARRGQFTVWLMGIMIFFDDYTNTLVVGNSMRPLTDKLRISREKLSYIVDSTAAPITCLAVITSWIGFQISLLGQAFNSIGIDRNPLTAFISSLPYSFYPILALLFVLFIIYTKRDYSLMYKAEMRARKTGKLSSETAQPASTLDSESVSMAENASPVFANGIIPIATVIAVSFAGLVLTGKASLAEAGVDSSSIFEAIKESNSFTALLWGSFSGCITAAVLALSQKLLTLNETIEALVNGIKSMMPAILILVLAWSIGEICSELHTADFLVNSLSEVISVRYLPMIVFVLAMGISFSTGTSWGTLSILTPIVIPMVFGTAKIAGLEGPEFNPILFSSIAAILSGAIFGDHCSPISDTTIMSSMASGADHVDHVKTQLPYALTVGATSLVTGYLLVALGVPITVSLIISACLLFFIIRIFGKQTD
- a CDS encoding YifB family Mg chelatase-like AAA ATPase, coding for MKNSGYEFPTKKVTVNLAPADIKKEGAAFDLPIAVGIILASDQAPARLEKKTIFLGELALDGRLKPVRGVLPVVWSAKKMGYRNVILPKASFKEAAAVRGVSFAPCGNLEEAIAALRGDFKMIDSPGPEKTERRKYELDYSQVIGQEAAKRALEVSAAGGHNLMMVGPPGSGKTMLAHRFPTVITQFDEEEALENARVLSVTGKLNGGPLNFERPFRAPHHSASYAGLIGGGRHITPGEISLAHNGVLFLDELSEFRRNVLETLRQPIEEGKIEISRANSTVTFPAKFQLIAAMNPCPCGYYGSGTGKCDCAPAQIRRYRSRISGPILDRIAIHIMVRAVDPERFENKAGGKIRTSSEIRKKIFASYILQRERYRKFKNIRRNADVPLSVLEEFCPLDRGALDLLSSAQKKLLFSARSRKNILQVARTIADLEGAEVIGAAHIGEAIQYRPSHFIESL